In the Dolichospermum flos-aquae CCAP 1403/13F genome, CTAGATTCGATATTGCTGTCCCACGACCCCAGAAGATAAATCCTCTGGTTTAGGCTCTTCCCCTTTCGCTCACCACTACTGAGGGAATCTCTAGTTTGATTTCTCTTCCTCCAGCTACTAAGATGTTTCAGTTCGCTGGGTTGGCTCTTTCCTGTCTATATATTCAACAGGTAGTACATAGGGTTGCCCCATTCGGATATTTCCGGCTCATAGTTTGCTTCCAACTCCCCGGAACATTTCGTCGGTAACCACGTCCTTCTTCGCCTCTGTGTGCCTAGGTATCCACCATTAGCCCTTATTAGCTTGACCACATTTCTTTTTGTCTGCTTTGATGAAACATTCTCATGTTTCACGTCTGCGCTGCTAATTCTCGTTCTCTTATGCAGTTTTCAAGGTTCTGGCTGGAATTTAACCCAGCATTCTAACTTAATTTGTTAGGTGCTGACTTTGATTCAGTTATGATCTCAGATTCAGTTTTTGACCTAAGCCAAAATAATACTTTGAAAGATTTATCCCAATCTCGACCGACCTAGGTTAGACCAATTTAGGCTCTATTAGCAATTTTCATTGCTTTCAAGTTCTAAATGGATTAGGTCTCCCTAAAAGGAGGTGATCCAGCCACACCTTCCGGTACGGCTACCTTGTTACGACTTCACCCCAGTCATCAGTCCTACCTTAGGCATCCCCCTCCAAAAGGTTGGGGTAACGACTTCGGGCGTGACCAACTTCCATGGTGTGACGGGCGGTGTGTACAAGGCCCGGGAACGAATTCACTGCAGTATGCTGACCTGCAATTACTAGCGATTCCTCCTTCACGAAGGCGAGTTGCAGCCTTCGATCTGAACTGAGCTCCGGTTTATGAGATTCGCATCACATCGCTGTGTAGCTGCCCTTTGTCCGGAGCATTGTAGTACGTGTGTAGCCCAAGACGTAAGGGGCATGCTGACTTGACGTCATCCCCACCTTCCTCCGGTTTGTCACCGGCAGTCTCTCTAGAGTGCCCAACTTAATGCTGGCAACTAAAAACGAGGGTTGCGCTCGTTGCGGGACTTAACCCAACATCTCACGACACGAGCTGACGACAGCCATGCACCACCTGTGTTCACGCTCCCTAAGGCACTTCCATCTTTCAACGGAATTCGTGACATGTCAAGTCTTGGTAAGGTTCTTCGCGTTGCATCGAATTAAACCACATACTCCACCGCTTGTGCGGGCCCCCGTCAATTCCTTTGAGTTTCACAGTTGCCTGCGTACTCCCCAGGCGGGATACTTAACGCGTTAGCTACGGCACAGCTCGGGTCGATACGAGCTACGCCTAGTATCCATCGTTTACGGCTAGGACTACTGGGGTATCTAATCCCATTCGCTCCCCTAGCTTTCGTCCCTCAGTGTCAGTTTTGGCCTAGCAGAGCGCCTTCGCCACCGGTGTTCTTCCTGATATCTACGCATTTCACCGCTACACCAGGAATTCCCTCTGCCCCGACCATACTCTAGCTTTGTAGTTTCCACTGCTTTGATCTGGTTGAGCCAGACTCTTTAACAGCAGACAAACAATGCCACCTGCGGACCCTTTACGCCCAATCATTCCGGATAACGCTTGCATCCTCCGTATTACCGCGGCTGCTGGCACGGAGTTAGCCGATGCTTATTCCTCAGGTACCGTCATTTTTTTCTTCCCTGAGAAAAGAGGTTTACAACCCAAGAGCCTTCCTCCCTCACGCGGTATTGCTCCGTCAGGCTTTCGCCCATTGCGGAAAATTCCCCACTGCTGCCTCCCGTAGGAGTCTGGGCCGTGTCTCAGTCCCAGTGTGGCTGATCATCCTCTCAGACCAGCTACTGATCGTCGCCTTGGTGCGCCTTTACCACACCAACTAGCTAATCAGACGCAAGCTCTTCTTCAGGCAGCAAGCCTTTCACCTCTCGGCACATTCGGTATTAGCCACCGTTTCCAGTGGTTGTCCCCAACCTGAAGGTAGATTCTTACGCGTTACTCACCCGTCCGCCACTATCTCCGAAGAGACCGTTCGACTTGCATGTGTTAAGCATACCGCCAGCGTTCATCCTGAGCCAGGATCAAACTCTCCATTTTGTTTCTTTCGAGTTTGTCGGCTCCGAAATTAGTTAAAATCTCGAATCCTCTTTAAATTATCTTCACGACGAGGATTGGTTTAATCTATTCTTTCAAAGTATTATTTTTTCTCGGTTCAGTTGCCGGGAGTTGTTTTCTCTTCCCGGCACTCATCTAATATAGCAATCCTTTCTTTTCTTGTCAAGGGGTTTGGGAAATATTTTTTTTAGGCAATACCTTAGCCAATTTACGAGGGTGAAACAATGATAGTAGTCTGTCAATCCAAAAATGACGGGTAAAGGCAAGCAGGGGGAGAAGAGGGGCAGGGGGAGTAGGGGAGGGAAAAACAGAAGTTTTTTCCGATCATTTATTGCGTATTTACAGGTATATCTAATACTACCCTAAATCTATTAAGTAGGTTGGCGTTAAAAATTATTGTCGTTATGGCAAGGAAACAGGAAAGAGGCACTCATGCAAGAGTGAAGAAGTTTTGGGCGATTTTACTTTTCTTGACACATTTTGGTTTTTCTCAGCCCACTTACTTAAAAATTGCCGGTTTGAGTGAAAATGATCTATGATGATGGCGGGCAAGACTTGTACTGAGCTTGTCGATAGCGCAGCGTGGCGTTAGCCATAGTATGCCCACCCCACAAGAGTTGAATTTTAACGTTCTATTGCGTCTTTAATCCACTGTTGCAATGTATTGACTACTTCCTCAATGACAATTTCTTGAGATTCACGATTTGCGCGTTTGACTACTTCGACTTTACCATTTGTAATCGCTCGTCCGGTGACTATTCTAAAGGGAATCCCGATTAAATCTGCATCTTTGAATTTAACCCCTGCGCGTTCATCTCTGTCATCTAATAATGTTTCTACACCTGAAGAGTTGAGTTCGGTGTAAAGTTTTTCGGCGACGGCGATCTGTTGGGCATCTTTAATGTTAGGAATTGTGATAATGGCGTGATATGGTGCGATCGCTACTGGCCAAATTATGCCATCTTTATCATAGGATTGTTCTACGGCTGATTGTGCTAAACGTGACACGCCAACACCATAACAACCCATAACTAAAGGCTTTTCTTCCCCTTGTTCGTTGGTATAAGTTGCACCCATAGCTTGGGAGTATTTTGTCCCCAGTTGGAAGATGTGACCAGCTTCGATACCTCTAGCTGTTTGTAGGGTTTGGGTTGGGTCATGCAGGGAGCGATCGCCTAATTTTGCTTTACGAATATCTACGGCTATAGCAGGTAATTTAAATTGCTCATTCCAATTTGCACCAACTACGTGAAAACCGCTTTCATTTGCACCAGTAACAAAATTCTTTAACTCCACCGCAGTTTGATCTACCAACCGCACAAATTGAGAATTTACCTGTTTACTTCCCGCAATATAATCATCAGCAATGTCTGGTGCGATATAACCTAAAGGTAAAGATTTAGCTTTCCACGTTTCTTGGGCTTCAGCATTTGGTACAGTTAGAGTCAGAATAGTTTTAGCACCAAATTGAGGAGCTAATTTAGTTAATTCATTTTGTAATTTAACTTCATTGATTTCCTGATCTCCGCGAATATTTATCAACACCAAAAGCGTTAAACCGTTATCATATACAGTTTGATATAAAACGTTTTTGACAATTTGAGTAGGAGAACATTTCAAGAAATTACAAAGTTTTTCAATTGTATCAATTCCCGGAGTTTCCCGTTTTTCGTAAGTTGTAAAAGGTGAAGTTTCCGCATCTGCTGGTAAAGAAACTGCCTTTTCTACGTTTGCGGCATATTTACCATCTTCAGTGTAGAGAACTTCATCTTCTCCTGCTTCTGCTAATACCATAAATTCTGTCGAACCAGAACCACCAATAGCACCAGAATCAGCTTCCACAGCCCGAAAAGCCAAACCAGAACGCCGCAACATATTACTGTAAGCAGTGTACATTTCCTGGTAAGTTTTTTGCAAACTTTCTTCATCAGCATGAAAAGAATAACCATCTTTCATGATAAATTCTCGTCCACGCATTAAACCAAAACGAGGACGAATTTCATCACGAAACTTAGTTTGAATTTGATATAAATGTACAGGTAATTGACGATAGGAACGAATCATATCACGGGCAACTGTGGTAATTACTTCTTCGTGAGTTGGTCCTAGTCCTAATTGTTGTTCTCTTCTATCAACCAAAGAAAACATAATTCCTTCAGCCTTAGTATAAGTATCCCAGCGTCCTGACTCCTGCCATAATTCAGAAGGTTGTAACTGCGGTAATAAACATTCTTGTGCGCCGGTAGCGTTCATTTCTTCCCGGACAATTTGGGAAACTTTTTGCAAAACCCGCCACATTAGGGGAAGATAAGCATAAATCCCACTACCGATGCGACGGATATAACCTGCACGGAGTAATAATTTATGGCTAGGGATTTCCGCATCAGCAGGATCATCCCGTAGTGTAACAAATAACATTTGTGATAATCGCATTCTTTTTACCTTTATTTGCTAACTTTTCAAATCGGTTACGTCTAAAATATTTCCATGTAGTCGAAAAAGTTCTGTAGTCAGGACTTACAACCTAGACCACAAAATGAGTTCATCTATTTCTTTGCGTCTTTGCTCCTTTGCGTCTTTGCGCGAAACAATACTTTTTTCATCTAACTTGAGGAGATAACTACCTTGTCTGAAGCAATGTATCAAGCACAACCACCTTTAGAATTTATTCCGCCAGCTTTTAACCCTTTGTTGTTAAAGTTGGTACATTTAGTTCTACCTGACTGGATTCGGTGGAAAACACCCATTAGCAACATTGAAGCAAACAATGTTGAAACTTTGGCGGATTGTTATCAGCGGTTTCAGGATGGTAAAATCCGGTTTATGTTGGCGTTTCGTCATCCTCAAACAGCAGACCCTCTTTGTTTAACTTATTTACTGTCCCAAATCTTGCCTAAAGTAGCACGAGTTGGGGGTACACGGCTACAATATCCACTTCATGCCCATTTTATCTATGATCGGGGAATTCCTCTTTGGGCTGGTTCTCACGTGGGTTGGGTAATTTCTCACTTGGGGGGAACTCCGATTCAACGCGGTAAAGCCGATTGGACTGGGTTGCGTTCCGCACGGGATTTGTATATTAATGGTAAGTTTCCTATGGCTGCTGCGCCCGAGGGTGCTACAAATGGTTTATCGGAGATTATTAGTCCGTTAGAACCGGGTATCGCACAGATGGGTTTTTGGTGTGCGGAAGATTTACAAAAAGCGGGAAGAGATGAGGAAGTTTTAATTGTACCAATTGGCATTAAATATAGTTATGTCCATGAACCTTGGGATAATATAGCAAATTTATTAACTGAATTAGAGGCAGCTAGTGGTTTATCTGTGAATCAAGAGAAAACTGAGGCTTCTTTTGCTGCGCTTTATCCCCGATTATTAGGGTTAGCTGAACATTTATTATCGGTAATGGAGCAATTTTATACTAAATTTTATCATCAAACATTGCCAGATGAAAAGATTACTAATGGGGAAATTACAGATAGAAATGAGGCTTTAGCTTATCGGTTACAAGCTGTAATGAATATCGCTTTATTTATTGCTGAACAATATTTTGATTTACCATCTAGAGGGAATTGGAATGATAGATGTAGACGGGTAGAACAAGCAGGTTGGAATTATATATTTAGGGAAGATTTTAAGGATATTAAATTATTATCATCTATTGATAAAAGTTTGGGAGATAGAATTGCTGAGGAAGCATATTTTCGGATGTGGCACATGAGGTTAGTTGAGAGTTTTGTAGCTGTTTCTGGGATTTATATCCGGGAAAAACCAACGGTGGAAAGATTTGCAGAAATGACTTTACTTTTATGGGATATGGTGAATAAAATTAAGGGGAATATTCCTTTAAATCGTCCAGAATTGGGTAAGCAGCAGGTGAAGATAACTGTGAGTACACCAATTTCTGTTTCTGGACGTTATCCGGTTTATAAAGGTAGTCGGGTTGCTGCTAGACAATCTGTGGCTGAGTTGACGAGTGATTTGCAGCAGGTTTTGGAGGGTTTGGTGGATAAGGAATGATTTTTTGGTAATTTGGCTAGTTGTTTACATAATTTTAATCTTGTCAGAATCAGGATATCCAGGATTTGAGGATTTTCAGGATGTAATTTTTTGATTATTTATTAGTTGTTGATAATTAGGATAGAGAAATTATACTTCATGAAGCATCATCACCCGCCTGGGAATTTATTCCCAGTCTTATAGCGAAAGTCCGTTAAAATGGACTAAAAGAATTTTGCAATAAACATCCTGTAAATCCTTTAATCTTGGATATCCTGATTCTTACAGTTTAGGGTTTATAATTGATATACAGTGTAATATTGCCTATAACCTAGTAAATGACATAAATAATTATGAATATACAACTTGTTGACTCCCTTGTAGAAATTGTTTCCAAATTAACTCCCGACGAAAAACAACTTTTCCAAGAAAGGCTGATTTATCAGGATTTCAACAAACAAACTAAAAAGCCTTTAACCTCTGAAGAAAGATTAAAACTTTGGCAAGAGTGGATAGAAAAAGCTCCTCAAAGTTCTGTTAATCTTCCTGATGAAGCACTACGTCGAGAAAACATTTATGATGATAGAGGAAGATGAGTAATTACTTATTAGATACCAATATTCTGTTACGTTCAAGAGATATAACATCTCCAGATTTTCATTTAGTTGATAAAACAATTAAATATTTAATATCTAATAATCATCAATGTTTTATTACCTCTCAGGTAATCATTGAATTTTGGGTTGTTGCTACTCGTCCTGTTAATGTTAATGGATTAGGATGGACTGGAAAACAAACAACTCAAGCAGTACAAATGCTAATAAATCAATTTGATTTACTAGAAGAGATACCAGATGTATTTTCTATTTGGTTGAACTTGGTGACAACATATAATATTTCTGGTAAACGCACTCACGATATACACATATTAGCTGTGATGCTTGCTCATAATATCAGCCATATTTTAACTTTAAACCCCAAAGATTTTATAGCTGTTCCAGAAGTTACGATTATTCATCCTCAAAGTATTAATAGCTAAGAATATTGTGAATAAAATTATTCTGTAAATCCTTTAATCCTGGGTATCCTGATTCTGTGCCTTCAATAATAGTAGAGGCAGAGCCTCTGTTATAGCATTCCCAGTCAGAGACTGGGAACGAGATAATGCGGTGTACTTTTAGCAACGATTTTATCAGATATATTGACAAGTTAACTCAAATGATTCTCTAACAAAGACGCTATGGCTTCTGGATGAACTTTTTTGTATTGTTTTTTACCTAACATTAAAACACAATTGGGGGCGCTGCTACAGCGTTTTTGACAATCGGTATGTTCAATAGTTACTTTATCAGATAAACCGCGATCGCCCAAAGTTTTTTCTAAGTCTGATAATAACCCTTTTCCACCCCGTTTCAGACAAC is a window encoding:
- a CDS encoding 1-acyl-sn-glycerol-3-phosphate acyltransferase, with the protein product MYQAQPPLEFIPPAFNPLLLKLVHLVLPDWIRWKTPISNIEANNVETLADCYQRFQDGKIRFMLAFRHPQTADPLCLTYLLSQILPKVARVGGTRLQYPLHAHFIYDRGIPLWAGSHVGWVISHLGGTPIQRGKADWTGLRSARDLYINGKFPMAAAPEGATNGLSEIISPLEPGIAQMGFWCAEDLQKAGRDEEVLIVPIGIKYSYVHEPWDNIANLLTELEAASGLSVNQEKTEASFAALYPRLLGLAEHLLSVMEQFYTKFYHQTLPDEKITNGEITDRNEALAYRLQAVMNIALFIAEQYFDLPSRGNWNDRCRRVEQAGWNYIFREDFKDIKLLSSIDKSLGDRIAEEAYFRMWHMRLVESFVAVSGIYIREKPTVERFAEMTLLLWDMVNKIKGNIPLNRPELGKQQVKITVSTPISVSGRYPVYKGSRVAARQSVAELTSDLQQVLEGLVDKE
- a CDS encoding type II toxin-antitoxin system VapC family toxin; translation: MSNYLLDTNILLRSRDITSPDFHLVDKTIKYLISNNHQCFITSQVIIEFWVVATRPVNVNGLGWTGKQTTQAVQMLINQFDLLEEIPDVFSIWLNLVTTYNISGKRTHDIHILAVMLAHNISHILTLNPKDFIAVPEVTIIHPQSINS
- the proS gene encoding proline--tRNA ligase; this encodes MRLSQMLFVTLRDDPADAEIPSHKLLLRAGYIRRIGSGIYAYLPLMWRVLQKVSQIVREEMNATGAQECLLPQLQPSELWQESGRWDTYTKAEGIMFSLVDRREQQLGLGPTHEEVITTVARDMIRSYRQLPVHLYQIQTKFRDEIRPRFGLMRGREFIMKDGYSFHADEESLQKTYQEMYTAYSNMLRRSGLAFRAVEADSGAIGGSGSTEFMVLAEAGEDEVLYTEDGKYAANVEKAVSLPADAETSPFTTYEKRETPGIDTIEKLCNFLKCSPTQIVKNVLYQTVYDNGLTLLVLINIRGDQEINEVKLQNELTKLAPQFGAKTILTLTVPNAEAQETWKAKSLPLGYIAPDIADDYIAGSKQVNSQFVRLVDQTAVELKNFVTGANESGFHVVGANWNEQFKLPAIAVDIRKAKLGDRSLHDPTQTLQTARGIEAGHIFQLGTKYSQAMGATYTNEQGEEKPLVMGCYGVGVSRLAQSAVEQSYDKDGIIWPVAIAPYHAIITIPNIKDAQQIAVAEKLYTELNSSGVETLLDDRDERAGVKFKDADLIGIPFRIVTGRAITNGKVEVVKRANRESQEIVIEEVVNTLQQWIKDAIER